CGGATGGATGCCCGCCGTCCAGTACACGACTCCGGCGTGCCGCTGGGAGATGGCCTGCGCGCGGCGCGCCGCGTCGATCGACTCGCCGATGCAGACCAGCGCGAGCGCACCGGCTTCGCGCGCTCGCGCAATCACCGCGTCGCGATCGTCGTCGAACGCGGGGTCCGCAAGGTGGGTGTGGCTGTCGATGAATGCGGCCATGATGCAAAGCCGCCGCCCTGGGTGGGCGGCGGCTCCGAAGGTGTCGTGCGACTCAGGATTCGCCGGCGGCTTTGCGGCGCGGCGGCTGCTGCTGCGGCGTAGACGACGGTGTGTCCCGCGCCGATCGCGGATTGACTCCGCGGTCGCCAACCGCGCGCGGCCACTTGCGCTCGATCCACAACAGGATGACCGGCGCGACGTAGATCGAGCTGAACGTACCGGTGAGAACGCCGAACATCATCACCAGCGCGAACGGACGGATCACCTCGCCTCCCAGGAGCGCGAGCGCCATCAAGCACGCAAACACGGTGGTGTGCGTGAGCACCGAACGCGGCAGCGTTTCGTTGACCCCGCGATTCAGCGTGTCGTACATCGATTCCTTCCGCCGCTTTCGCAGGTCCTCGCGGACGCGGTCGAAGATGATGATCGTATCGTTGAGCGAGTAGCCGATCATCGTCAGGACGCCGCCGACGACGATGAGCGAGATCTCGAGGTGCAGATACTTGATGAAGGCGAGCGTGCCCAGGATGTCGTGCGCGGTGGCGATGACGGCGGCCAACCCGAATCGCCAGTCGAACCGCCACGCGAGATAGATGAGCGTGAAGAGGAACGAGACGAGGATGGCGTAGAACGCCTTCTGTCGGAGCTCGCCGCCCACCTTTGGCCCAACGGCCTCGGTGCGGTCCACGCGATAGTTCGACGCGCCGAACTGCTTGGTGAGCGCTGCTCGGATGTCGCCGGCCACCGAGGCGGCGCCGCGCGTCTGCTGCTCTACCGATCGCGGGTCCTGCGCGCGAATGACGAGCGCCGTGTCGGAGCCGAACGTTTGGATCTCCGCGCCCTTGATCCCCGCGGCGTCGAGCGTACTCCGCACGTCCTTGACGTTAGGCGGCTTGGGGAAGCTCACCTGCATGAGCGTGCCGCCCGTGAACTCGACGCTGTAGTGGTATCCGGACACGGCAATCCAGATAAGGCCGGGCACCATGAAGAGCAGCGTGACGGCCGTCGTGATCTTCCACAGGCGGATGAAATCGATTTTGGTGTCGTGCAGAATGCGCAGCATCAGATACTCAGCGTGCGGGCGCCGCGGGTGCGGTTGAGCCACATGAGGTAGAACGTCTTGACCACGAAGATCGCGCTCACCATCGACGCCGCGATGCCGCAGATGAGCGTCACGGCGAACCCTTTGACCGGCCCCGTGCCGATCCAGTACAGCACCGCCGCGGTCAGCGCCGTCGACACGTTCGAGTCGATGATTGCCGACATGGCGTGCCGGAACCCTTCATCGATGGACGCGCGCACCGTTTTGCCGCGCGCCATCTCTTCTCGAATTCGCTCGAAAATCAGCACGTTGGCATCGACCGCGATGCCGATCGAGAGCACCATGCCGGCGATCCCCGGCAGCGTGAGCGTGGCATCGAGGCCGGCCAGCAGCGCCAGGGTGAACAGCACGTACAAGCCGAGCGCGATCACCGCCAGGAACCCGGAGAACCGGTAGTAGCCGATCATGATCAGCAGGACCAACACGACGCCTAACGCGCCGGCCTTGAGGCCGTCGTGGATCGAGTCGGTGCCTAACGTTGCGCCGATCGAGCGCGAATCGACCACCTTGAGCGGCACCGGCAGCGCGCCGGCGCGCAACACGAGCGCCAGGTCCTGTACCTGCTGCAGCGGCTGGCCGCGCATCGTGATCTGTCCCCGCGTCCCGATCGCGCTCTCGATCACCGGCGGCCGCCCCATCACCCTGCCGTCGAGCACGATGGCCATGTAGTCGCCGACATGCTTGCCGGTTTCTTGACGGAATCGCCGGCCGCCTTCGCTGTTCAGCGTAAACTGGACGATGTTGCCTTCGACCGGATCGGTGGCCGGCTTGGCATCGGTGAGATATTCACCGGTAATGATCGGCTTGGAATCGACCAGGTAGAGCGGCGTGACCTGCGCGCCCTGACCAAGATCCGCCGTGGTCCCCCAGAGCAACGACTTCCCCGGCGGCAGCGCGGCAGCGACCTCCGGATACGAGAGATACCTGGTCAGCGTGGGGACATCGGTGTTGCTAACGAAGTACTCGCCCGGTATTTGACCCGGCTGAAGCAAACGGCTGAACGGGCCGTTGCTGGCGCCATTGAACACGCCGGTGTCGGATGTGTCCGTCGTTGCAGCTGTCGTGTCCGCTTTCGCAGCGGCCGCGCCTTTGGCGCCCGCCGCGCCCTTCGCCTTCCCGGTATCAGCTTTGGTCTTCGTAGTATCGGTGGGCGTGAACAACGACGAGATGGCGTTCTTGGTGGTGTCACCACTCGGTTTCGCTCCCGGGGCACCGCCCGCTGCTCGATCGTACCCCTTGCTGCGGATGATCTGATCGAGGTGCGGGAGCACCTTGTCGAGCGCGCCGGTCTTGTCCGTGATCTGGAACTCCAGGAACGCCGACTTCTCGACGAGCTGCTCGGCGCGCTCCTGATCGGTAATACCGGGGATCTCGACGGTGATGCGATCGTTTCCGACCTTTCGAACGTCGGTTTCCGCTACACCCAGCTGGTCGATGCGGTTGCGCACTACCTTGAGCGCCCGATCGATCGCTTCCGATATGTTCGCGACGGCCTGCTTGGATTGATCGACCTCGAGCGCCAGGTACATGCCGCCTTGCAAGTCGAGACCCTTCTTGAGCGGCACGTGTCGCTGCGTCGTGTCGTACCACACGCCATTCTGATTGAGCTGGCGGATGGTCGTGTCGCGCGGGAAGAGCGCCCAAATGGAGGCGCCGATGAGTATCAGAATCAGGATGATGCGATTACGGATCGTTGCCATGCGACGGCGGGAGGAGGGGCCGCGGAAGATTTCGGTAAAGTATTGAAGGTTACCGGAATAGACGGGTTCAGTCAACGCGCCGCGCGAGAATGGCGCGGGCTCGCACGCCATCGCGGCGAAGCTGCGCAACGAGCTCGTCTCGACCGGCGAACGCCCGGGTTTCTCGCAGACGCTCTACAAAGTCGACCCGCACACATGCACCGTAGAGGTCGATATCCGCGTCGAACAGGTGCACCTCGAGGCACCGCGCGAGATCGCCAAACGTGGGTCGCGGGCCGAGGTTCATCATACCCCCGAATTCGCCGACAGGCGTCTGCGCCTTGACCGCGTACACACCATCCGGGGGCAGCAGTTTGCGAGGCGGCGGCGATTCGAGATTGATGGTCGGGAATCCCAAAGACCGCCCCCGCTGCTCTCCCCGTCCGACGCGCGACTGCACTGAATACGGGCGGCCGAGGGCCCGGGCCGCATGGTGGAGGTCGCCGCCGGCGACGGCACGGCGGATGAGCGTCGACGACACGACACGGCCGTCGCCGGTGGCAACCGCGCTCACGACCTCGACGCCGAACCCTCGCTCGTGGCCGAGCGCGCGCATGACGTCGACGTCGCCTTCCCGGCCCCGGCCGAAGCCGTGGTCGTGGCCGATGACGAGGTGTTTGACGTGGAAGCGATGGCGCAGGACTTCGTCCACGAACTGCGCCGCGCTGTAGCGCTGGAGCACGGGCGTGAAGGGGACGATCGCCATATATCGCACACCGCTCTCGGCGACGACTTCGAGCTTTTCGCCGGCCACGGTCAACAGCAGCGGCGCGGCGCTCGGGTTGACCACCTCGAGCGGGTGAGGGTCGAAGGTGACCAGCACGCTGTCGAGCGACATTTCGGCGGCGCGCTGGACGATGCGCGCGAGGACGTCGCGGTGGCCCAGGTGCACGCCGTCGAACGTGCCGACGGTGATCACCGTGCCGCGCTCGTTAGGCGGGAGGCCGGATCCGTCAGGCATCGGCGAGCACGGTGCGGGGATGCCACCACTCGCCCTGCCGTTGGGCAACGGCGACGAGGGCGCCCGTCTGGTCGACGAGCGCCGCGTGGCCAACCTCGGCGTCGGGTCCGGCTCCGGCGACATCGCGGCCCAGGCGCACACGCCTAACGGCGTCGTCGTCGAGGGCGAGGACGGGGAGCGACGGCACCGCGGCGAGCGGCGGCAGCACGGGAGCGGCGCCGGCGCGCAGCACCGCGAGATCGCACGCCGCGGCGACGTCGAACCGCCCGCTGCGCAGCCGTCGCAGCGCGGTCAGGTGCGCCGCGCTGCCGGCAGCGCTGCCCAAGTCCCGCGCCAGCGCCCGCACGTAGGTACCACCGCTGCACCGCACCGTGACGTCGAGCTCGTCGTCGCGCCAGGCGCTTACCGTCCACTCGTGCACGGTGACCCGGACCGGCGCGAGATCGAGCGGTGCGCCGCGCCGGGCGGCCGCGTGGGCACGCTCACCCGCCACCTGCTTGGCTGAATAGGCCGGCGGCACTTGCGCGATCTCTCCCGTGAGGCTGCGCATCGCGCGCTCGATGGCCGCTTGCGCCGGCACGGGAGCCGAACGCACCACCGCGCCGGTGCCATCATCGGTGTCCGTTTCGTCGCCCAACTTTATGGTCGCGGCGTACACTTTTGGCTCGCCGTCGAGATACGGGAGGAGCCGCGTCGCGCGTCCAACGAGGAGGACGAGCAAGCCGGTTGCGAACGGGTCCAGCGTGCCGCCATGCCCAACGCGGCGCACGTGAAGGGTGCGGCGCGCGATGGCCACCACATCATGCGATGTGATGCCGGCCGGCTTGTCGACGAGGACCAACCCGTCAATCGTCGGCATCCTCATCGCGCGGAGGCGCATCGACGGTCGGCGCGTCGTCGCGCAAACGCGCGAGGAGCGATTCGATGCGCGTCGCGTGCTCGGCCGTTTCGTCGCGGCGGAACTCGATTTCCGGCGCGAGGCGCAGGCGCAGCGCGCGGGCGACGAGCGGGCGCAGGTGCGCGGCGAGGCTCGCCAGGCCCTCGAGCGTCGAGCGGTGCGCGGCCTCGTCGCCTAACACAGTGACGTAGACGCGGGCGTGCCGCAGATCGCGCGTGACGTCGACACCGGTGACGGTGACGAGGCCGACGACGCGCGGGTCCTTGACGCCTTCAGTGAGAAACCGCGCCACGACTTCGCGGATGCCTTCGGCGACGCGGTCGGCGCGACGATGATCGGGACTCATGCCATGCACTCGGTGAAGCGGCGCGTGCCCTTAGAAAAACGCGCGCACGGAATCGATGACGCGGCACCCGGCGGCGGTGCCGACGACGCGGTCAATGGTGGACAACACGGACTCGGCGTGCCGCCGGTCGGCGGACACGACGCACGCCGTGAGCTCGGCGCGCTGCCACGCATCGTGGTGGCCGGTCTCGGCGATCGACACGTTGTACTCGTTGTGCAACCGGGCCTTGATGCGCGAGAGCACGGACCGCTTCTCCTTGAGCGAGTGTGCGGCTGGCACGTGCAAGTCCCACGAAATGGACGCGATGGTCATGAGGCCTGGTCAGAGCGTCCGGGCGACTTCCTCCTTCCGGTAGCATTCGATCACGTCGCCGATCTTGATGTCGTTGAAGTGCTCGATGCCGATGCCGCACTCGAAGCCGTCGCGCACTTCGCGGACGTCGTCCTTGAACCGGCGGAGCGAGGCGATGGTGCCGTCGTAGATCTCGACGGCGTCGCGCACCACGCGCACGCGACCCTGGCGCGTGATGATGCCGCTGCGCACGTAGCACCCGGCCACCACGCCAATGCGCGGCACCCGGAACAGCTGCCGCACCTCGGCTTCGCCTAACGTGACTTCGCGCTCCTCAGGACGGAGCATGCCGCTCAACGCGGCGCGCACGTCGTCCACCGCCTCGTAGATGACGCGGTAGAGCTTGAGGTCGACGCCTTCGCGCTCGGCGGC
This is a stretch of genomic DNA from Gemmatimonadaceae bacterium. It encodes these proteins:
- the secF gene encoding protein translocase subunit SecF encodes the protein MLRILHDTKIDFIRLWKITTAVTLLFMVPGLIWIAVSGYHYSVEFTGGTLMQVSFPKPPNVKDVRSTLDAAGIKGAEIQTFGSDTALVIRAQDPRSVEQQTRGAASVAGDIRAALTKQFGASNYRVDRTEAVGPKVGGELRQKAFYAILVSFLFTLIYLAWRFDWRFGLAAVIATAHDILGTLAFIKYLHLEISLIVVGGVLTMIGYSLNDTIIIFDRVREDLRKRRKESMYDTLNRGVNETLPRSVLTHTTVFACLMALALLGGEVIRPFALVMMFGVLTGTFSSIYVAPVILLWIERKWPRAVGDRGVNPRSARDTPSSTPQQQPPRRKAAGES
- the secD gene encoding protein translocase subunit SecD, whose amino-acid sequence is MATIRNRIILILILIGASIWALFPRDTTIRQLNQNGVWYDTTQRHVPLKKGLDLQGGMYLALEVDQSKQAVANISEAIDRALKVVRNRIDQLGVAETDVRKVGNDRITVEIPGITDQERAEQLVEKSAFLEFQITDKTGALDKVLPHLDQIIRSKGYDRAAGGAPGAKPSGDTTKNAISSLFTPTDTTKTKADTGKAKGAAGAKGAAAAKADTTAATTDTSDTGVFNGASNGPFSRLLQPGQIPGEYFVSNTDVPTLTRYLSYPEVAAALPPGKSLLWGTTADLGQGAQVTPLYLVDSKPIITGEYLTDAKPATDPVEGNIVQFTLNSEGGRRFRQETGKHVGDYMAIVLDGRVMGRPPVIESAIGTRGQITMRGQPLQQVQDLALVLRAGALPVPLKVVDSRSIGATLGTDSIHDGLKAGALGVVLVLLIMIGYYRFSGFLAVIALGLYVLFTLALLAGLDATLTLPGIAGMVLSIGIAVDANVLIFERIREEMARGKTVRASIDEGFRHAMSAIIDSNVSTALTAAVLYWIGTGPVKGFAVTLICGIAASMVSAIFVVKTFYLMWLNRTRGARTLSI
- a CDS encoding bifunctional riboflavin kinase/FAD synthetase, encoding MPDGSGLPPNERGTVITVGTFDGVHLGHRDVLARIVQRAAEMSLDSVLVTFDPHPLEVVNPSAAPLLLTVAGEKLEVVAESGVRYMAIVPFTPVLQRYSAAQFVDEVLRHRFHVKHLVIGHDHGFGRGREGDVDVMRALGHERGFGVEVVSAVATGDGRVVSSTLIRRAVAGGDLHHAARALGRPYSVQSRVGRGEQRGRSLGFPTINLESPPPRKLLPPDGVYAVKAQTPVGEFGGMMNLGPRPTFGDLARCLEVHLFDADIDLYGACVRVDFVERLRETRAFAGRDELVAQLRRDGVRARAILARRVD
- the truB gene encoding tRNA pseudouridine(55) synthase TruB, whose product is MPTIDGLVLVDKPAGITSHDVVAIARRTLHVRRVGHGGTLDPFATGLLVLLVGRATRLLPYLDGEPKVYAATIKLGDETDTDDGTGAVVRSAPVPAQAAIERAMRSLTGEIAQVPPAYSAKQVAGERAHAAARRGAPLDLAPVRVTVHEWTVSAWRDDELDVTVRCSGGTYVRALARDLGSAAGSAAHLTALRRLRSGRFDVAAACDLAVLRAGAAPVLPPLAAVPSLPVLALDDDAVRRVRLGRDVAGAGPDAEVGHAALVDQTGALVAVAQRQGEWWHPRTVLADA
- the rbfA gene encoding 30S ribosome-binding factor RbfA; the encoded protein is MSPDHRRADRVAEGIREVVARFLTEGVKDPRVVGLVTVTGVDVTRDLRHARVYVTVLGDEAAHRSTLEGLASLAAHLRPLVARALRLRLAPEIEFRRDETAEHATRIESLLARLRDDAPTVDAPPRDEDADD
- a CDS encoding DUF503 domain-containing protein, encoding MTIASISWDLHVPAAHSLKEKRSVLSRIKARLHNEYNVSIAETGHHDAWQRAELTACVVSADRRHAESVLSTIDRVVGTAAGCRVIDSVRAFF